In Pirellulales bacterium, the genomic stretch CCATGTCGGAATCCATTCCCAGCTTGAACGTCACTGTCAGCACGTAGGCGCCGTCGTTGGTGCATAACGACGACATGTAGAGCATGTTCTCCACGCCGCTGACCTGCTGCTCGATGGGCGCAGCCACAGTGTCGCGCACCGTTTGCGCGTTGGCGCCCGGGTACAGGGCCGTGACCAACACCGTCGGCGGCGTAACGTCTGGATATTGCGCCACTGGCAGCCCCAAAATCGCCACGGCGCCCGCCAGCGTCGCCACGATCGATAGCACCGAGGCAAAGATCGGTCGGTCGATGAAAAAGTGCGATATCACGTTTGTGGCTCCTCTGCAGATTCACTCGTCTTGGGCAAAGTCGTCGCAAACTGTCGCTTAAGCCGACGCCGCCGCATGATCGCCCAGGTAATAGCCGCGACCAATGCCCCCGCGACAATCGCCCCGCCGCTGCCCAGCCGGCCCAGGGCAAAGAGTTGCCAGCCGACGATTGCGCCGCCGGCGCACGCCCACAGGGCAGAGCCAATCTGCTGCACGCGGGCATTCGCGAAGAAACGAGTCTCGCCGATACCTTGGATCACCAAGAAAAATACCGGAGTAAAGAAGATGCCAAAGATCGTCACGCCGAGCATGCCGCTGAACACGGCCGTGCCCAATGCCTGCCGCATTTCGGCCCCGGCACCCTTGGCAATGACCATCGGAAACACACCCAGGATGAACGCGAACGAGGTCATCATGATCGGCCGCAAACGCAGGCGGCAGGCCTCGCGCGTGGCATCGCGCAGTGGTTGTCCTTCGTCGCGCAACTGCTTGGCGAATTCGACGATCAGAATGGCGTTCTTGCACGCCAACCCCACCAGCACCACCAGGCCGATCTGCACAAAGATATTGATCGCCATATGCGCCAGGGCCACGCCCACGATCGAGCACAGCAAGCACATCGGCACGACTAGGATCACGGCCAGCGGCAGCGACCAGCTCTCGTATAACGCCGCCAACGCCAGAAACACAAACACCACCGCCAAGGCAAACACGTACATGGCGGTGTTGCCAGCGCGAATCTGCATGAGCGTCAGCTCGGTCCACTCGGTCTTCATCGACAGGGGCAACGTGTCGACAGCCATGCGGTCGATCATCGAAATCGCCTCGCCTGAGCTGAGCGTGGGAAAAATCACGCCATTGACCGGCGCGGCGCTGTACAGATTGTAGCGCGTCACCATGATCGGCCCGTTGACGTCGTGCAGGTCGACCAACGTGCTCAAGGGCGCCATATTGCCTTGCTTGTTCCGCACCTTGAGAAAGTTGATATCCTCCTCGCGATTGCGGAAATGGCCGTCGGCCATGATGTTGACCTGCCACGACCGGCCAAAGGCGTTGAAGTTGTTGACGTAGAGCGAGCCCATGTAGATTTGCAGCGTCTTGTTCAGATCATCGATGGTCACGCCCATCGAGCGGACCTTGCTGCGGTCGATGTCCATATACAACTGCGGCGTGTTCGAGCGGAACATCGTGAAAACGCCGATCAGCCCGGGCGTCTTGCTCAACGTCTCGATCAGCTTGTCGGTGTACGTTTGCAACATCGACAGCCCCAACGACCCACGGTCTTCGACCATCAGCTTGAAACCGCTGGCGGTGCCAATGCCAGGCACGGGCGGGGCGCCAAAGACGCTGACCGTGGCACCCTTGATCTCGCGCTCGTACAACTCGCGCAGTTTGAACATGATGGCGTCCCCCTTCAAATCGGCCGCGCGCCGTTTATCGAAGGAATCAAGCACGACGAACATCGAGCCGAAGTTCGAACTGTTGGCCGTCAACAAGATCGACTGCCCCGAGACGGCCACCGTGGCGCTCACGCCCGGCGTCGCGCGGGCCAGCTGATCCACGCGCTGCAAGATGTTCTGGGTGCTCTCGACCGAGGACGAATCCGGCAGTTGCACGTTAACCAGCAACCACCCCTGATCTTGTTGCGGAATGAAGCCGGTCGGCATCCGCGAAAACAAGTAATACGTCGCACCCAGCAGGCCCACGTAGACCAACAGCACGATCACGGCCAGGCGCAGCAACCAGCCGACCAGCCCCGCATAGGCGTGCGTCGCGAAATCGAAGGTGCGCTCGAACAAACGAAACAGCCAGCCCAGCGAAAAATCGAGCAGCCGGGCCAGCCAGTCTTTCGGCGCAGTGCGGGGCCGCAACAGCAATGCGGCCAGCGCCGGGCTGAGCGTCAGCGAATTGAACGCCGAGATCACGGTCGACACGGCGATCGTTACGGCAAACTGCCGGAAGAACTGTCCGGATATGCCCGTGATGAAGGCACAAGGTACGAAGACGGCACACAGCACCACGGCCACCGCGACCACGGGGCTTGTGACTTCGTCCATCGCGCGGCGTGCCGCGTCGCGCTCCGGCAGCCCTTTTTCCAGCCAGCGTTCGACATTTTCGACGACCACGATCGCGTCGTCGACGACGATGCCGATCGCCAACACCAATCCGAACAACGAAATATTGTTAAGGCTGAACCCGAACACCTTCATGACGGCAAACGTGCCCACGATTGCCACCGGGACGGCCACGAGCGGAATCACCGTGGCCCGCCAGTTTTGCAGAAACAAGAGCACGACGATCGCCACCAACCCGATGGCCTCGAACAGCGTGCGGACTACGTCCTCGATCGATTCGCTGATGAATGGCGTGGTATCGTAGGCGATATCGTACGCGACCCCCTCGGGGAAGCGCGCACTCAGCTCCCGCATCTTCTGCTGCACGCCCTCGGCCACATCCAACGCGTTGGTGCCCGGCAATTGAAAGATCGCCAGACCCACGGACGGCATCCCGTTAAGCGTGCAGCTCTGGTCGTATTGCTGCGCGCCAAGCTCGACTCGTGCCACGTCGCGCAGCCGCACAACCTGCGGCGCCACGCCGTTCGGGCCTCCGTCAACCGTCTTGATGATGATGTCGCCGAACTGCTCGGGCGTGGCCAATCGCCCCAGCGCGCTCATCGGAGGTTGAAACGCACTGCCCGAGCTGCTCGGTTCCTGGCCGAGCTGGCCCGGCGCGGCGGGTTCATTCTGGCTCTGAATAGCGTCGGCAACCTCCGCGGCAGTGATGCTACGCGAAGCCAGCAATTCGGGGTCGAGCCAGGCGCGGATGCTATAGTCGCGCTCGCCCAGATAGTTGATGTCTGCCACCCCCTCCAGACGAAACAGTTCGTCCTTCACATTGATCGTGGCAAAGTTGCTCAGGTAGATGCTGTCGTAGCGGCCATCCGGCGAATAAAAATTGACCGAGAGAAGTATGTTCGGCGATTTCTTCTTGATCGTCAGCCCTTGCTGCTGCACCGAGTCGGGCAGCTGTGGCATCGCCAGCGACACGCGATTCTGCACCATCACCAGGGCCGTGTTCAGATTCGTCCCCAGGTCGAAGGTCACCGTCAAGTTGTACGAGCCGTCGTTCCCCGACTGGCTCGACATGTACAGCATCCCCTCGACGCCATTGACCTGCTGCTCGATCGGCGCGGCCACCGTGTCGGCGACCACCTGCGCACTGGCGCCCGGATAGCTGACCGACACCTGCACCGTGGGGGGAGTGATCTCCGGATACTGCGACAGGGGCAGCGTAAAAACCGAGATGCCGCCGGCCAGCGTAATGACGATCGACAGCACGGCCGCGAAGATCGGGCGATCGATGAAAAATCGCGATATCATCGGCGGCCCTACCGTTTATCGGTGCCTGCCGTGCCATCGGAATTTTGCGCCGCGGGCGCAGTGTCCGCCGCTGCTGGACCCGGCTTACCATCTACCGGCTTATCCGCCGGCGGCGCTGTGGGCTTGTCGTCCTCAGTGGCAGCCGGTTTTGCCGGTGGCTGTGCCGGGGCTGGCGTTTTCGCAGCAGCACCGTGTTCCGCGGCATCAGATTCGGCCGCCGCTGCCGCTTCGGCCACGGGAATCGGCATCGGCAAGCGATCGGGCGTGACCTCGATCCTCGGGCGGATTTGTTGCAGGCCACTGATAACGACCCAATCGTCGGGCTCCAGCCCCGTGGCGATCACGCGCAACCCATCCTCTTGCAAAGCTCCCAGCGTCACGCGGCGATACTGCACCTTGTTCTGGGCGTCGACCACGTAAAGAAATTTCAAGCCCTGGTCCGTCCCCACGGCGCGGTCCGTGACCAATAGCGCCGGATGCGGTTCTCCCAACGGGATTCGCACCCGCACGAAGAATCCCGGCGACAGCAGACGAACGCCGCTGGCCGGCTTCGGATTCTTGAACATGCCGCGGAGCGTGAGCGTGCCGGTATTGGGATCGACTTTGTTATTGATGAAATTGACAACCCCTTCGTGCGGATAGCCGTCTTCCCCCTGCAATCCCATCATGATCGCGATTTCGCCTTGCTCTTTAGGAAACAACTTACCTTCGTTGATCGCGTTGCGAATGCGCAACAACGTGCGTTCGTCGACGTCGAAGTAGGCGTACATCGGGTCAAGCGAAACCACCGTGGTCAGCAGAGTCTGATCCTGATTGACCAGGTTGCCGAGTGTGAAATAGTAACGGCTCACCATGCCGTCGATCGGCGAAGTCACTTCGCAAAACTGACGGTTCAGCCTGAACGTTTCCAAGTTCGCCGTCGCGGCATCGACCGCGGCCATGGCCTCTTCTTCAGAGGCCTCGTACTTGTTGAGGTCTTGCACGCTCACAGCGCCCGGCGTCTTCGAAGTCTCTTTCGCCAGGGCGTTGTCGGCCTGCGCCAGCTTGAGCCGGGCTTTGGCCAGCTTCAATTGCCCCTCGGCCTGATCGAGCTGTGCCTGATATGGCCGCACGTCGACCTCGAACAGCAGTTCGCCCGCCTTGACGTCGCTTCCTTCCGTGAACGGCATCTTGGTCAGATAGCCCGTCACACGCGGACGGATGTCTACCGAATTCGGGGAATCGGTCCGCCCCGTGTAGTCGATGTAATCCACAACATCGCGGCGAATCGGCTGACTGACGCTGACCAC encodes the following:
- a CDS encoding multidrug efflux RND transporter permease subunit; its protein translation is MISRFFIDRPIFAAVLSIVITLAGGISVFTLPLSQYPEITPPTVQVSVSYPGASAQVVADTVAAPIEQQVNGVEGMLYMSSQSGNDGSYNLTVTFDLGTNLNTALVMVQNRVSLAMPQLPDSVQQQGLTIKKKSPNILLSVNFYSPDGRYDSIYLSNFATINVKDELFRLEGVADINYLGERDYSIRAWLDPELLASRSITAAEVADAIQSQNEPAAPGQLGQEPSSSGSAFQPPMSALGRLATPEQFGDIIIKTVDGGPNGVAPQVVRLRDVARVELGAQQYDQSCTLNGMPSVGLAIFQLPGTNALDVAEGVQQKMRELSARFPEGVAYDIAYDTTPFISESIEDVVRTLFEAIGLVAIVVLLFLQNWRATVIPLVAVPVAIVGTFAVMKVFGFSLNNISLFGLVLAIGIVVDDAIVVVENVERWLEKGLPERDAARRAMDEVTSPVVAVAVVLCAVFVPCAFITGISGQFFRQFAVTIAVSTVISAFNSLTLSPALAALLLRPRTAPKDWLARLLDFSLGWLFRLFERTFDFATHAYAGLVGWLLRLAVIVLLVYVGLLGATYYLFSRMPTGFIPQQDQGWLLVNVQLPDSSSVESTQNILQRVDQLARATPGVSATVAVSGQSILLTANSSNFGSMFVVLDSFDKRRAADLKGDAIMFKLRELYEREIKGATVSVFGAPPVPGIGTASGFKLMVEDRGSLGLSMLQTYTDKLIETLSKTPGLIGVFTMFRSNTPQLYMDIDRSKVRSMGVTIDDLNKTLQIYMGSLYVNNFNAFGRSWQVNIMADGHFRNREEDINFLKVRNKQGNMAPLSTLVDLHDVNGPIMVTRYNLYSAAPVNGVIFPTLSSGEAISMIDRMAVDTLPLSMKTEWTELTLMQIRAGNTAMYVFALAVVFVFLALAALYESWSLPLAVILVVPMCLLCSIVGVALAHMAINIFVQIGLVVLVGLACKNAILIVEFAKQLRDEGQPLRDATREACRLRLRPIMMTSFAFILGVFPMVIAKGAGAEMRQALGTAVFSGMLGVTIFGIFFTPVFFLVIQGIGETRFFANARVQQIGSALWACAGGAIVGWQLFALGRLGSGGAIVAGALVAAITWAIMRRRRLKRQFATTLPKTSESAEEPQT
- a CDS encoding efflux RND transporter periplasmic adaptor subunit, with the translated sequence MILRPLGTIIAFALVFAPGCGHAPALPAGPAMPVVSVSQPIRRDVVDYIDYTGRTDSPNSVDIRPRVTGYLTKMPFTEGSDVKAGELLFEVDVRPYQAQLDQAEGQLKLAKARLKLAQADNALAKETSKTPGAVSVQDLNKYEASEEEAMAAVDAATANLETFRLNRQFCEVTSPIDGMVSRYYFTLGNLVNQDQTLLTTVVSLDPMYAYFDVDERTLLRIRNAINEGKLFPKEQGEIAIMMGLQGEDGYPHEGVVNFINNKVDPNTGTLTLRGMFKNPKPASGVRLLSPGFFVRVRIPLGEPHPALLVTDRAVGTDQGLKFLYVVDAQNKVQYRRVTLGALQEDGLRVIATGLEPDDWVVISGLQQIRPRIEVTPDRLPMPIPVAEAAAAAESDAAEHGAAAKTPAPAQPPAKPAATEDDKPTAPPADKPVDGKPGPAAADTAPAAQNSDGTAGTDKR